CGTTCACAGAAAGCAGCTTTTGCTTCATAGGTATCAAAGGATAGCATCACATAAGCATCCATATCCTCGGCTTGCTTCTGTGCATTCTCCTTTACCTGTTGTTTGACATCTTTCATGTGGGCTACCTTTTCGGCACGCTCTAATTGCTTGGCGGCTTTATCTGCTTCCTTCTGTTCGATGACGGGTGTCATCATATCTGACAAAGCATTAGCCAAAGAGTTTTCTTCTTCGGTTTGTAATAGGTAATCAACACCAATCATGTTTAGGTCGGCATCGGTCAAGCCCGCGTCTTTCCAATCAATGTCAGGAACAATCTGTGCAAGAGCATCAAAATCCCAAGTACCTTGTGCGTTTGGGTTATTCATCAGAATATTTAATTCCTTCTCCTGTTTTTCGTCCACATCAATTACGTCGACTCGGATGCGGTAGTCGTTATCGGGGAACTTCTGCAACTCATCCATGACAGACAAACGTTGGTGTCCACTAACTACGGTTAACCCGGTTCGCTTGTTCACGACAATTCCACCGACTAACCCGAATTTCTTGATACCACGTTTTAATGTCTTTCGTGATTCATCGGAAAGTTTTCGGGGATTATAATTTGCAAAGTGAATGGCAGAACGATTTAGTTCTACCGATTCACTTTTGATATACTTTGAAAGCTCCATGTTATCCATTGCTTAAACCTGTTGCACGATTAGCTACCTGTCTACGCGCTAGTTTTCCCATTGTGCTATTATATGCATTCACTATACTTAAGTTACGCCTTGTAAATCTCGTACCATACCGACTTTCAGCTTCTCGTTGTAATCGAGAGGCTTGAGCTGTTATTTGTGATGCTGTTTTATTTCTTCTTCTGACTCGGCAATTCTCCTTTCTTATCATCCATTACTTAACCCTAATCCACCACTGCGTCCTTGACGAGCAGACCTTGAATATCGTTGATAATTACTTCGATTCCCAGCATAATTTAAACGGCTTAAATTACGATACATGGCACCACCGATACTGTTAATTCTTGCCTGCCTTCCTGGATTACTGGCTGCAGCATTACTCAAACGATTAGTTTGTACGCCTATATCGGCAGCACTTTTCATTCTTCCTCTTCTTCTATTTCTGACTCGGCTATTTGTTTTTATTATTATACTCAAATAAAATTCTTTCACTCATTGGAAATACCCGATAGATTCGTTGTAAATCCTGCGGATAGTTCTCTTTTAACCAAAGCATACAATCAAGATTAAAACCCACTCCTGAACTAGCTTTTAAAGAATATCTAACCGGTTCTGGCAACGCGTGTTGTCTCATGTATGCAAGAATATCCATCTGCGTCCAATCAGCCAAAGGATAACATAAGCCGTTATTCTCATATCCATTAGCTTCATATCCTTTCAGCATCAAACGCCTATTCATGCCATCGGCTTTCTTCATTCCCAAGAATGTGTAATAAGCACCATACTTTAGCTGCATAGCTTGTACTATATCCGCAAGTTTCAGTAACTTTACTTTTGGATTAGGGACACAATACAGCCCACCACGAAGAATGTAAGTAAGATTCCAGTGAGGCGCTTGTACAAACTCAATCTTTGGATATTTGGCTTTTGTCCAGCCAATCCACCTGTTTATGTGCTCCAGGTCTTTAACGAAGTACATGAACACACAAACAATCCGGTCAAACTTTGGATAGATTAAATCAAGTAAGACAAGCGAGTCTTTACCCAAGGATAAAAACAGTAAAGCCTCATTCGATTTTACCCGAATGAGGTCTATATACCGGTTCGCTTGCTCTACCTTATTCATAGCTAACCACCTGATAATCCAAATGAAACACGAAGGTCACTGTAACGTTGTCTACGTGAACCTAACTGGGTGGCACTTGCCGTCCCCCTACGATTAGCAACTAATCTACCGCCAGCACCTGCACCATTCATATTTCTGCGCGGTCCGGCTACTCTGTTTACTCTTCTTGCGACTCAGCAATAATTTTAAATTAAACAATCAATCTATATGTTTCTCTAATACCTTGCCTAAAGTATAGTCCATCTGGGCTGCGAGGTACTCTTCACCTTGATACTCATAAACAATATCATCCCCATTATCGTCTGTGAGAATAACTGCTTCTGCACTCTTTACCTCTATAATCATATACGGGCGTTTGCCCTTGTATTCGCCTGTAAGAAGTTTAATAGCATCGTACTTGATAGGCTTCAATTCGATTTCACCCTCTTCGGGAAGTTCTTCGTCAGCCTTATATTCTTTACCACCACATAAATAAGTTATATACTTCTTTGCGTTGGTAGGTCTAATTTCGCGGTATTCATGAGTTTTTTTACCTGCTAAAATTTCATCGAAATACTTTTGCTTAATCGAAAGCGTTAATACGTTCATAATCGTGTCTTTTAAATTAATAATTAAATAGTTGCGGGTAACGGATTCGAACCGCTGACCTTCACCAAGTCAAAGTGACGAGCTGCCCACTGCTCTAACCCGCGATAGTACCCCAAAGGTACTACCGCAACCAAAGATAACGAAATTATCTGGTAATACAGAACAAACAATATATAAAAGGTTTGCTATTGTCGTGACCTTAGCCAAATATCACGCTTTTCTCTGCATGCCTCTAAACTTGGCGCACAACAGGCGAACAAATCACCATTTTCAGTACGATAGTCATACTGATACATTCTCACTTTCTTACCTTTCAGCTTGGTGTTGTAGGTACAGTAGTTTTCTTTACCAGGGGCGCATACACTGCAGCCGTTTTTGTTTATTGAGTTCATAATCGTTTAATTTATTTGTTCGATAAATATGTACTTAGTATAACAATCATAACCATTTGATTTGAAACGGTGTACATAAACACCGTCTACAAATGGATACGGGTAACTCTTAAAAATACGGTGATATTCTTCTTCGGTGAATACTCTATCTTTATTATGTTCATCTGTAGCAAAAGGCAGATTGTTTAAATCAGGCTGGCAATCCAAAAGTTTAGGGGCATAAATCTGCACCTGTATTGTACCTATTTTCATAAGAGTGTTATTAAAGATTCATATATAAACAAGTCAGGTCACATTCTTCATCGTAATCATATTCAAGCGATACAGGTACAAAGTATTGCTGTATCTTCATTGCTGCTGTTTCGTTCTTGCCCTCAAAAGAGAAGGTGAATGAACGTTTGCCTCTTACTGTAATTTCAACCGGCAAACCGGCTACCCTAGTCATGTTGTTTTCAAGTTCTTGTTTTGTCATAATCGTATATTTAAGTGTTAATACCAATTGCATTTCTCAAAAACTCGCCAGCTTCTTCTACTGACATATCTAGTTTCTTCTGAATCAGAATAAGCATGCAACTTACTTGCTCTTCTGTATCTAAATTGCCTTGTACAAACTCTGACATAATAAATTTCTCTATTGTTCTCTGTCTGATGACTGTTGCTTTCATAATCGTGTATATTGTGGTAGCCCGAAGGCTACCGGTTAAACTTAGAACTTCTCGATTTTGAGATTATCATTAATAATAAATCTACGACCGCACTCGCAAATAACATGAGTATCTGTGACTCTCTTTATCACCCTTACTACATCTTCGTGTACTATACACGGTGTGCCATCTGCATAGTGACCGTTAGCTAAATCACCTGAAACTCTGTATCTCAAACCAATTTCTATTTCTTTTGTATTCATAATCGTGCATATTACGCAGGGCTTTCACCCTGCTGGTTAAACTTATCTTTTATCTATCACTAAGTAATGGTCTGCTAAGCATTTAACCCATTGTATTCTATACTTTCTTGAAGCACATCTAAATTCAATATCTCTTATAGCAGAAAGAATATCAGACGCGCTTTCATTATAATATTTTGCGAGTATAGTTAGTACATGATAGCTTTCTTGCGGTGTAAAGTGTAAAGAACTTCTATATCTCTTTGCTGTCTCATATACCCTCTTTGAGAATGATTCAATAGTCTCAAAATCTTCTTTTCTATAATTAAAAAGGTCTGTTGCTTTCATTATCGTATATCTTTTAATTGTTATTCAAACTATGTTTTGATTATTACGACGCAAATATCAAACTTTATTTTGAATAAACCAAATTTTGATAGAAAAATTTTCAAATTATTTTTTGATACTATTCTTATATATTCTATGTATAATTTGAAAACTATTCCTATCTTTGCATCAAATTATAATTTGAATATCATGCTAAGAGTACAAGAAATCTGCAAACAGCAGGGTATTACCATGCAAGACCTTGCTAAAAGAATGGGAGTGACATATCAAGCCCTGTATGCCGCCGTGTCCGGCAACCCTACCATTGGGAAGTTAGGAGAAATAGCAAAGGCTTTAGGTGTAGGAATAACTGATTTGCTGAATGAAGACAAGGAAGAAAACGCTATCACTTGCCCACACTGCGGAAAGAAAATTAAATTAGAGAAAGGAGAATAATATGGACTATTTAATAATTGGAATACTATTCTTTGTAGGAAATGCCATTTGGAGTATTGCCTTTTTATTTTATCAATCTTACGCAGAGAAGAAAGGTGAAAATATAGCTCTTAAAGAAGATTCTAAAGAAATCGCAATGCTTACAGAATTAGGGAAAAACATGGCTACTAAATCCGATATACGCGAAATAACATTAATAGCAGAAAGAACAAAAAATGAAGCAACCAAAGAATCGGCACAGAGTATATCTTATGAAACCGAAAAAGGCAAAAATCTTGCAACCAAAGAAGATATTGAAGAAATAACTAAAGGAATGGAAATCATAAAGAATGAAATATCTTTTGAAAATCAAAGAAAACATTCCTATATTGAGCAAAGAACTACCCGCTTTATAGAAATCCTACATTTAGCAGAAGAACTACAATTATACAAAAATCAACTTTTATATTATTTATATGATAAACATTCAGTAGAAAAGCTATCAACATTGATAAATGATGCGAACAAAACATTGTTGAAATTAAATCACGAAAACCGTTTGCTGATGGTTTCTATTGACGATGAGTATACAATAAAACGCATTAATAACCTTGTAGATAGTTCACAGCATTATGTCACATTTATATGTTATATTGCGAGCAATGCTATAAGTTCTCTTTCTGATTGGAAGACATTTTTTGATTTATCCAATCAAGACCCAAACAATTCCGCATTATCTAAAATGGCAATAGATAGCATAGAGCAATGGAAGAAAATAAGGAATGAATTTGAAAACGACATAAAAGAAAAAGAAGAAAAACTATATGATGATATGGTTAAATATTTAGCAGCCTTAAAAAGATTGTTCAGACAAGAGTTTTATTTGAAATTTGATTTTGTGAACCAAACAGAAAAGCCGGAGCACTAAGCCCCGGCTCATTAATTGATTAGCCCTTTGAATTTCAACCGACTTACGATTTCGGTGTAAATATACTCTATATCCTGTCTAAAGTCTTTATATTGTTGATAGAGAAAAACAACATCTGCCAAATTGTTCGATATTGTGCATGGTTTTACGTTAGGAAACACTTCTTCCAAGCTCTTTCTAACTCCATTAGGCATACGACCACCGGCTAATACACTGGGGGAAAAGAGGAAAAGAACGATGAAAAGAAACTTCTTTCTCTGAGTAATACATTCTACCTGTGGTGGGAAGGCCATCTCTGACAATACCTCTTTGAACCATTCATATATCACTGGGATAAGTTCCAAATCCGACAACACTGGTGCCGATAATTCATTTTCTCTCTCTGAAAGTCTTGATTTTTGTTCACGTATAGCCTTGAGTTCCGAAACTACTGAAAATTCTTTTACCATAGCACGATTATTTTAAAAGTAAATAGTATATTTGCATCATAATCGTGTAAGATTTGGGAGAATTAAGCTTGGTCGTGCTCGCTGGTTCTCCTTTTCTATTTTAAAAGCCTTCTATTTTTAAGAATTGCTTTATTTCTTTTATCCATTTCTCTACTCCATATTGAAGCATTATAGATAGACGTTGCATACAATCTTAGTTCCTCACTATTTATGAGAAAATCAACCTGTAATGCTTTTTGCATTGATTCAGCATACAAGTGTTGGTCGATATTATTATCCATATTAGTTATTGATTTTACTTTTTAAAAAACAAATCACCGCTAATTGACCTTGCCGTATCATCACCAGTCAACCGGATATACCGGAAGAAGTTTTGCTCTGTCCGATGCCCAGTTAACCTCATTATTTCCAGTGTTTTCATCCGCCCGGTCAGATACATATTTGTCGCCGCACTCCTTCGGGCTGTGTGACTGCTGATTAGCTCCCATTTCTCACGGGTAACAGTTCTTAGTTCGCCGCCTTCTGTATAGGAAAAAGTGATTTTATCATTTAGGCCGATTTCTTTCATTATCACTTTCAGGTACTTGTTGAAGTACTGAATACAGAGGCCGCAAGGAACAAATCCGTTGTACTTCTCGAATATCTCTTTCACATAGTCATGTGCCGGAACTTTCACATTAACATTCGTTTTCTTGGTTCGTTTTACAATGTATCCGTTTTGCAGGTTGGTTGCCGTCAATGTGGAATAGTCGGAATATCTTAGCGCAGTCAGGCAACCAATAACAAACAGGTCACGGATACGCTCTTTCGCCTTTCTCTTGTCCTGTTTCTCAAACTTGTAGTAGTATATCCTAGTGATTTCATTCATTGAGAGAAAAACCGCATTTGTAGGCTCGCATTTCAAATCAATCTCATCGTAGGTAACATCTACTGCATAATTGTATTGCGATGCTCTACGGACAAGTGTTTGCACTTTCAGGATATATCCTACTATCGTGTTATGTCTTAATCCTTGGTCTTCCAGGTAAATGATGAAATCGTCTAGGAACTCAGCCGTCACCGAATTGGTGAATATATCACAGTCAAACTCTAATGAGAAGTTATCTATGTGCTTTATTATCGCATCATAAACGGCTGCATAGTGTTCAGACTTGCGTCTGCTTCGCTTTTCAAGTACATCCCGGATGAAGTCAGTGAAATAGATTCCTTCTAAGGGCTTCTCGCTCCGGAAGTGGTTAATGTAGTCCTTTCTCGC
The DNA window shown above is from Bacteroides faecium and carries:
- a CDS encoding DUF3873 family protein, which gives rise to MNSINKNGCSVCAPGKENYCTYNTKLKGKKVRMYQYDYRTENGDLFACCAPSLEACREKRDIWLRSRQ
- a CDS encoding phosphoadenosine phosphosulfate reductase domain-containing protein, with product MNKVEQANRYIDLIRVKSNEALLFLSLGKDSLVLLDLIYPKFDRIVCVFMYFVKDLEHINRWIGWTKAKYPKIEFVQAPHWNLTYILRGGLYCVPNPKVKLLKLADIVQAMQLKYGAYYTFLGMKKADGMNRRLMLKGYEANGYENNGLCYPLADWTQMDILAYMRQHALPEPVRYSLKASSGVGFNLDCMLWLKENYPQDLQRIYRVFPMSERILFEYNNKNK
- a CDS encoding helix-turn-helix domain-containing protein; translation: MLRVQEICKQQGITMQDLAKRMGVTYQALYAAVSGNPTIGKLGEIAKALGVGITDLLNEDKEENAITCPHCGKKIKLEKGE
- a CDS encoding ASCH domain-containing protein, whose product is MNVLTLSIKQKYFDEILAGKKTHEYREIRPTNAKKYITYLCGGKEYKADEELPEEGEIELKPIKYDAIKLLTGEYKGKRPYMIIEVKSAEAVILTDDNGDDIVYEYQGEEYLAAQMDYTLGKVLEKHID
- a CDS encoding phage integrase SAM-like domain-containing protein, with protein sequence MNHFRSEKPLEGIYFTDFIRDVLEKRSRRKSEHYAAVYDAIIKHIDNFSLEFDCDIFTNSVTAEFLDDFIIYLEDQGLRHNTIVGYILKVQTLVRRASQYNYAVDVTYDEIDLKCEPTNAVFLSMNEITRIYYYKFEKQDKRKAKERIRDLFVIGCLTALRYSDYSTLTATNLQNGYIVKRTKKTNVNVKVPAHDYVKEIFEKYNGFVPCGLCIQYFNKYLKVIMKEIGLNDKITFSYTEGGELRTVTREKWELISSHTARRSAATNMYLTGRMKTLEIMRLTGHRTEQNFFRYIRLTGDDTARSISGDLFFKK
- a CDS encoding ParB N-terminal domain-containing protein; translated protein: MELSKYIKSESVELNRSAIHFANYNPRKLSDESRKTLKRGIKKFGLVGGIVVNKRTGLTVVSGHQRLSVMDELQKFPDNDYRIRVDVIDVDEKQEKELNILMNNPNAQGTWDFDALAQIVPDIDWKDAGLTDADLNMIGVDYLLQTEEENSLANALSDMMTPVIEQKEADKAAKQLERAEKVAHMKDVKQQVKENAQKQAEDMDAYVMLSFDTYEAKAAFCERFGYEPDMKFIKGEVFDGQVERID